In Tenebrio molitor chromosome 1, icTenMoli1.1, whole genome shotgun sequence, the sequence GGGAGCATTGTCATGTGTAGGTGCAGACAGATTTTTGGGGACCCAATCGGCCACATCCAAAGCATTTTAATGAATCTGCTTTTTGAAAAGTAGCAACAACGTTACTAGCTCAGCCATCTCGGCgattaaaagtaaattttgactGGGAGCGCGACAAATGCGCTAATCGGGCACGGACGTGCCTGCAAAGCATCGTCTTTAATACCGCAACAGATTAAACTCACAAGGGTGTCCTTGAATAAATGGAACACGcaaaacattcaatttttgtaatttcatgCGGCCACAAAACCCATACGTTGGGCATTTCTCAGAATTATAGGAGATTGCATCATGCAGTAACTTGCCAAAATTAGCACTGCCTGCAAAATTTTCGCAGAGGTCTCTTTTTGCGCTGGCCCACGAGCGACGATCTAAAGGGCTGCAACAGGAGAACCACTCACCTGTCTCGGCCTCACAACCGGAAACtttaaccaaaaaaaattgccgtcaCTCAAACCTCATCCAGAAGACACATTTGTGGGTCCAGAATCCACGTGGTCCAACAAACCACGAAGTAAAATGGTCAAGGAGGATCGGGCGGTTTTATCTTCCGTGGTGTTCCCCGTTCCAGTGGCAACCGCAAAGGTAGGATCAACACTGTTCGAGTTGTTTTCATTCTCCATTTGCACGGGCACGGCACAGagactttttttgttttaacaccagggaaagaataaaataaagaaaaaaatttaaattgggcACCATATGTCacaatcccacttctgatgttagcttttaatcttaaaagcttaaataataatgcgTCCGCACTGATCGAGGCGCGTGGTCAATCTGCTTCTGCTGGGGTGCGGTCCGCACTTGAGAATGTGCAAGACCTGCACTACTATGCAGAATCACCACTTGGACACGTAATGCGGTACGTCTTGGCGCTAAcaaataatatccccaaaaagcgcccgtacactagcgtTCTGCGGGAatcactcaaattacacttttgaactATCGGCCTGTTCGTTACcttaaaaaagcattgcgaaaatgtttccgagaaagagccgATTTTCGGcgatgagggcgccacagtacgggcgcttctaaagaattaaaatgcggaaaaatatgtttagacaTGATTCTGGAGTTAAGATTGAGTacagtaagttcatattttctttctaaaccaatactgaatacaatcgtatttttgtatttttgattttaaattcgaatatcatttgaacgagaaaatatctcggtgacaaaaacttaagatgaataatatagCGCTttgcggggatcactcaaattacacttttgaacaggccgcTTACATCACAGACCATCAacagaattaattaattgtttaattgtctgtgggtTACATAGTTacatacagcaggtcgtgatcattttattccacactgtataaatcGAGATATAAATACCACAGTATAGAGCTAAAGAATCAGTAGTTTCACTCGCGGGTTCAAATGGTCGCAGATCTCGAATCAGCTGACGAACTCGCAGGTGACTGCGCAATGGGAAGACCGCTGCTATTtgcgattttatttattttctccgTTACTATTAAGCGCATTCTGATATGCGGCATATCGTtgtattcagaaaaataatctctttcaaaataggaataaaaaaatataccaagctatttgaattaataatgttaactatcatctgaccttgaatgactttttggaaaaaaatggtcTATATTATgcttataaagtttttaaagtgatttattccagtttttgttttatttaaattgagccataaataacggagatatggcttaCGGCGTTTTTTAAGACGcacctgtatataaaaattgtttaaattatgTATTCCCTTATTCCCACTGATTCCcttcgaaaaatattaaataatatttgcaTCCTCTaatgtcattttcatttcCGGCCTGGTTTTAACTTTCACATCTACCCGTATGGTTTGGAATTAACTACGCCACTGGCAACTCGTGGGTGAGTTGCGCAGTGCAATTTGTGACAAAAAGATAAAAGTGCCGCCGCCGAGTGAAACTACTGATTCTTTAGCTCTATACTGTGTAAATACTCTAATCGCTTGGTGCGCTATTGAGCTTTTTTCCCTAACCCTAAAGTCCCTAGATATATATATCTAGGGACTTTAGTTTTCCcaaagttactagatatttAGTAACTTTGCTTTTCCAAATTGACAAATGACAGAATGATAAGTTCCTAACCTAAttagtaaattttttaaacttgtgTGTTTGCTTCGAATATTCGATAAGGAGTTAAAACAGCGTGTTTTCCCACGGGAAGTGGATATTGTGCATTAATTCAGTTAATATATAAAGCGTTAAACATGccaccaaaaacaaaattatataaatctAAAGGCAAAAGCGACTTAAGTTGCAGTGCAAGCACAAACTCATTACATTCTAATTCAATTAATAATCCAGAAGTACAGGAACAGTTTGAAACAGAACTTTGTTGGTGCATACAACAATTACAAAGAGCTTTGAATTCATCAAAATTGAATCAGAAACAAGGTAGTATGTATTTGATCTTACATAAGTAAACATGTTATGACAATGTATTATTTTAGTTCAGGAAAATAcaagaattttaaatatgttaaTGAATAATTCAACTCCATTTATAAAAAAGCGACAGTTAATGAGGTTAACTTTTGGTGATTATAGGACTAAAATGATGGAAGAAATCAAGAAAATGCCAAAAGGTATATatctattatttttctaatctaTATgctgtttatatttttattttaggtttgaatattaaaattaaacctGTATCACCAaacaaacattcaaaatttatgaaaaaatcacTGTTTTCAACCAGTTCAGATAGCAACTTTAAATTCAACTTTAATGTTGAGAATACTAATGATAAATTATTGGatgacatttctaaaattgaaattaactcAAATAGGGATGCTTCCCAACAATtccattttataaattctgataacacatttaaatttaattttaatgtagatgataaataatgttatttcagttttcattgaaaaaaaaaaaaaatggttagTACATGTATACAGTTGCGAAATTGTAAACTCTTAAGACAACCTTTATGTTAATCACCTAATTTTTTACTCAGTTTATGTTTTGGACTTATTTACATtcataaaatgtaatttgtgCCGTAATAAGGGTTAAGGAACAGATCAAAgtgatgatttaattacactcaaAGGTGGTTTAcaaagattttgttgaagtaacagaaaaatgcTTCTCGCAATTCCGTTTCTGCAACTGTAcgcattttaaattgtttagttttaaagtaatcataactaaaaagatacaatatcattaatttttgcagttattttagtgatttttttgtGCAGGTATAGTATAAAAGTTCAATAATTATCGTGTAAGGTTAAATGTATAACCATGCAAAATGTTAATGAGCATGTTATACCAtaatgtacagtcgatggacaaataaaactgggacaaaaatgacaatcacataagtcaaaatttacaaatttgcatggtttaattacggctttctcacaaataggttaactttggtatgacatattatatagacactgacaaatatattgacaattcaatggtctgatttacatagattaaattttaagtgtcccagttttatttgtccaccgaccgtacttACATTGATCATGTTATACCATAATgtacttacatatttttattagtcAGTTTTTGGATTTTAGTTGTACAAGATAAgtatgtaattataaaaaaatataagcaAACTCAAACATCCCCCATTGCAAGTGCTACATaaactgaaaattttgatttaaatataTAGTTAAGTTAGGTTGCaggttttgtttttatatgtGTAAGTTTAATTATGGAGAAATCAAAAGTTTAATACCTGTATAATGATTCAAGTGTTGAAACGTTTGGgacgatttttaaatttttgttgactTGATGTACTTATGAGggcaattatgtatttattttcggAGCTGTAAGAATGTACaaactgaaataaaaaaaatgtatatacatacttttattatttttatttgctaaaCATCACATACTCTTTTAAAACATACCTACAGAAATATATATAAATTTGtgcaaaaatttataaacgtaTAAAACAGTCTCATTACAAAGGCAcactatttcaatttttatactTACATCAAATATTCGAAAATATAattgacaaaataaaaattaacaaattcgtAAAATGCGTTATAACTTTGTGGATACAATaactctttaaaaaaatatattttatctaTAAAACTGTTACCTAAGTTTGCAAGTAAACCTACAtttctcttaattttttgtatcattcgtatgttatttatttattaaaaatggtgAACACTTGCAGTCTACTTAAATTAATACTGTAGCCTgcgattatttttcaattaatatgagtaaaacaatgatttttgttaaatttgctCTCGCGCTTCAAGTTCCATGTTCAAATGCTTGGTAACCTTCAGCACCTGTAAAAATAACATCCACCCAAATTCTCATGGCTTCAGGAGAAGGCGCCATTAAATAGTAAGTCTTTTCATGTGTTTTTACAATGAAAGTCAGTTGTGGATTTGGTGACTTCACGCTGTTGAGATGATCTAAATAAACTTCTTCTATTGCctgcataaataaaaaatatgaaaaaccATATAAATTTGGTTAAGCTCAATAAAGCTTACTTGGAAATAAGCGCCACCACGGGCTTTCTTTTCACTTTTATCGTTAAAATAGGTCAATGTGTGTTTATTTCTGTCAAAGACAAACCATCGTTTGGACCACCCGTTTAGTTTTGACCCCTTTTTGTGCAAAAATCCTCGGCAAGTGCTGGAGTTAATAATGACGTGTGGACATAATACAACTTGATGACCTATAATCGTAATAATCTACACAGTAAATTTAATGATTCACTGAAATTTAACACAAAGCGGTAAAGGTAAAtgaacattttcatttaaattttccgaCTTTACAGATTAAAATTGCTAATTCGCTAACTTATGTGTAGGTGATTTTCCACAAAAAGTTGCCCAAAGACTGTCCTGTGCAAAATGGCGCTGTTAAAAAATTCCGTGTTATGCCGTGTATCAGATAGCCGAAGTTCAAATCTTTCTTTTGGTAAAAGTTCCATAATATTCCCTGTAACCGTTTGACTgtaaaaaacaaactattttcaaaaaatcattgTGCTTTCTGGGCACACATGCAACTGAAAGTTTTGCATCTTACAGCTAAAAAGGGTGGACAGTGGTTGGTCGGTATATTGAAAAACTTTCGTCACTGTTATATTTTCTACAATAATGAGAATTTGCTAATACATTTTGAATGCCAGCTTTTAGCACGTATGTAACGATAAATTCTAAATCTGATTACCGTCAATTGATTTTTAAGGTTTATTCAGGAAATGTATTTTGCGGAACTGTTAAACCCTACATACacgtaattttgttttaagtaATGATGCTTTTATTAGACCGTGATACGATAAAAAAAGAATGTTTAttgaaacattaattttgttcaagttTCATGTGTGTCCACTGTTTATATTCGTCCAAAAGGCCTTATGATTTTTTGCAATGCACTTAACAGTTGCACGTCAAACTGTTACAAAACCTCCAAGCCTTCGAGCTGGAAACCTCGATCACCCTCCTACACCGCGCTATTCCGCGTGTTCGGCTGTTGCAGATCTACCGAGAATTCTTACAGTACAGAAATAACCTtctttaatattaataaaatgaaacgtTGCTTAAAGGTACGTCTGTtttacaaatttgtaatatGGAAACTCAATGAAAGTCTTTATAtgcattttctattattgcactatttctgataaaaaatatacgcTGTGTGGGTGTGTCGCACTTAGGATGAAGACATCCTGATATTTTTGTTAGGTATTTGTAGtagaaatttgttttttttttaattctctaaTTCGCTAGTACATACTTATTATTATGTTGTCTGGTGATCTTTTCTGTTCTCatgttatttgaaaaatttggaaTCTATCGCTGTAAATTCTATACTTAACTCAACTGTAAGTTGTAAACCCACTCAACTGTGATCTCGCGAATAGGGCGAATTCTCAATGTTTTGCTTCGCGTTAATATCTACTGTAATAATATAAGAATTAGATCTTGGGCAACAGTCGAGCGGTGGAAATGGTGCGATGAGATTGCGCGATCTTCCAGCTCGAAGGGTTTGgagatttcattaaaattatgcACAGAAGTACGGTCGCAAACAGAAAGCATCGGTCTTcagtgtttaaatttttttaatttgagacTTAGTTTCTGAGTAATGGAGTGAGAAACGTAAAAATAAGGCAAAATTAATCCATTTTTCGGGAGTGTCGAACAGAAATATACAATGCTATTTCGAaaatagtctattttttaaaacaagatTTGGACTTCGACTATTTGATACATTGCATAAATcgaaaaatttcaataataccCTTTTGCACAAGACGACAATCTTTAGACAACAACTTTTTTGGATGTTTATCTATACATAAGTTATTGATTTATCAAGGCCATTATTAAAGCCTCTTTCTGAAACGTGAGctccctatttttttttagtacagagacattttgtaataaatttctccATCGTAATTTTTATGGA encodes:
- the LOC138123369 gene encoding UPF0488 protein CG14286, with translation MPPKTKLYKSKGKSDLSCSASTNSLHSNSINNPEVQEQFETELCWCIQQLQRALNSSKLNQKQVQENTRILNMLMNNSTPFIKKRQLMRLTFGDYRTKMMEEIKKMPKGLNIKIKPVSPNKHSKFMKKSLFSTSSDSNFKFNFNVENTNDKLLDDISKIEINSNRDASQQFHFINSDNTFKFNFNVDDK